One window of Penaeus chinensis breed Huanghai No. 1 chromosome 1, ASM1920278v2, whole genome shotgun sequence genomic DNA carries:
- the LOC125029209 gene encoding extensin-like isoform X1 — protein MGFSAMDGFFLAVFLAVCILAAVILRCICYRCCLQSCSQKARQNNGEMILPRHTTPTITPARPQPYSQVDGTQRATVPPQSRAVFTIYTFPQHESPEVERTPPRTPGPPKYSSLPADAPPKYEDLFPQADFTFPSKTPSPRITPPTRNTIDLQPLRSSPQQNTLVPLTPPPVAVPPPPVSRYPAPRVPSSTPSSALPPSSPPSHSSSSSLSDPSAEGVPREAPPTYTAVPPSRDGE, from the coding sequence GTTCAGCGCGATGGACGGCTTCTTCCTGGCTGTCTTCCTGGCAGTGTGCATCTTGGCGGCGGTGATCCTGCGCTGCATCTGCTACCGCTGCTGCCTCCAGTCCTGCTCGCAAAAGGCGCGCCAAAACAACGGCGAGATGATCCTTCCCCGCCACACTACACCCACCATTACGCCCGCGCGCCCACAGCCGTATTCCCAGGTGGACGGCACCCAGCGAGCAACAGTGCCTCCTCAGTCCCGCGCCGTCTTCACAATATACACTTTCCCTCAGCATGAGTCCCCCGAGGTGGAGAGGACACCCCCACGCACCCCGGGCCCCCCGAAgtactcctccctccccgccgaCGCCCCGCCCAAATACGAAGATCTCTTCCCCCAGGCGGACTTCACCTTCCCTTCGAAGACTCCGTCGCCGAGGATAACTCCTCCCACCCGAAACACCATCGACTTGCAGCCCCTGCGATCCTCCCCGCAGCAGAACACCTTAGTTCCTCTCACGCCTCCTCCTGTGGCTGTCCCACCTCCCCCAGTCTCGCGCTACCCTGCTCCCAGAGTGccttcttctactccctcttctgCCCTGCCTCcgtcctccccgccctcccattcgtcttcctcctccctctctgatcCCTCAGCCGAAGGAGTTCCTCGAGAGGCGCCGCCGACGTACACAGCAGTACCCCCTTCCAGGGACGGAGAGTGA
- the LOC125029209 gene encoding extensin-like isoform X2: MDGFFLAVFLAVCILAAVILRCICYRCCLQSCSQKARQNNGEMILPRHTTPTITPARPQPYSQVDGTQRATVPPQSRAVFTIYTFPQHESPEVERTPPRTPGPPKYSSLPADAPPKYEDLFPQADFTFPSKTPSPRITPPTRNTIDLQPLRSSPQQNTLVPLTPPPVAVPPPPVSRYPAPRVPSSTPSSALPPSSPPSHSSSSSLSDPSAEGVPREAPPTYTAVPPSRDGE, from the coding sequence ATGGACGGCTTCTTCCTGGCTGTCTTCCTGGCAGTGTGCATCTTGGCGGCGGTGATCCTGCGCTGCATCTGCTACCGCTGCTGCCTCCAGTCCTGCTCGCAAAAGGCGCGCCAAAACAACGGCGAGATGATCCTTCCCCGCCACACTACACCCACCATTACGCCCGCGCGCCCACAGCCGTATTCCCAGGTGGACGGCACCCAGCGAGCAACAGTGCCTCCTCAGTCCCGCGCCGTCTTCACAATATACACTTTCCCTCAGCATGAGTCCCCCGAGGTGGAGAGGACACCCCCACGCACCCCGGGCCCCCCGAAgtactcctccctccccgccgaCGCCCCGCCCAAATACGAAGATCTCTTCCCCCAGGCGGACTTCACCTTCCCTTCGAAGACTCCGTCGCCGAGGATAACTCCTCCCACCCGAAACACCATCGACTTGCAGCCCCTGCGATCCTCCCCGCAGCAGAACACCTTAGTTCCTCTCACGCCTCCTCCTGTGGCTGTCCCACCTCCCCCAGTCTCGCGCTACCCTGCTCCCAGAGTGccttcttctactccctcttctgCCCTGCCTCcgtcctccccgccctcccattcgtcttcctcctccctctctgatcCCTCAGCCGAAGGAGTTCCTCGAGAGGCGCCGCCGACGTACACAGCAGTACCCCCTTCCAGGGACGGAGAGTGA